Genomic DNA from Gemmatimonadaceae bacterium:
CGCGAGGGCGGCCGCACGGTAGGCGCGGGCGTCGTAACGAAGATCATCAAGTAGCAGCTGTTAGCTCTTGGCTGTTAGCTGTTGGTAACTGCATTCCCGCAGTTCCGCAGCAAGCCAAAAGCCAATAGCCAATAGCCAATAGCTTTTTATGCCACGAGACAAAATCATTTTAGCCTGTAGCGATTGTAAGAGCCGCAACTACTTCACCTCGAAGAACAAGCGCCTGCACCCCGAGCGCGTCGAGTGGAAGAAGTATTGCCCGCGCTGCAACTCGCACAAGCTGCACAAGGAAACGAAGTAACCGATGGCAGTCGCGATCATCCAGCGCACGTCGACCTTGTATCAGGAAGTCGTCGCCGAGATGCGCAAGGTCACCTGGCCCGACCAGGCGCAGCTCAAGGACACCACGATCAAGATCCTGATCTTCGTGCTGTTCGTCGCGGCGGTGATCGGACTGCTGGACGTGGTTCTACAGGGAGTTCTGGTTCGCGGGATTCCTTCCCTGTTCGCGAGGTGACGGTGTCGCTGGAGCAGACGCACAGGTGGTACGCGATCCAGACGACGTCTGGTCACGAGAACAAGGTGAAGTCGCTCGTCGAGCGGAAGATCCAGGCGGATCCGCGCCCGGTCGAGGAGCGGTCGATCCGCCAGGCGCTCGTACCGACGCAGGAAGCGGTCGAGATCAAGAACGGCAAGAAGGTCAACGTCGAACGGAAGATTTATCCCGGCTACGTGCTCGTGGAGATGGTGATGGATCAGGAGACGCTCCACACCATCAACGGGATTCAGGGAGTGATCAAGTTCGTCGGACAGGACAGGGCGCCGCAGCCGCTGCGCCCGGACGAAGTGAACCGCCTGCTCGGCCTGGGCGTGGAAGAGGAGAAGCACGAAGAGCGTGACGAGATCCCGTTCATGGTCGGCCAGGCGGTGGCGATCACGGAGGG
This window encodes:
- the secE gene encoding preprotein translocase subunit SecE, which gives rise to MAVAIIQRTSTLYQEVVAEMRKVTWPDQAQLKDTTIKILIFVLFVAAVIGLLDVVLQGVLVRGIPSLFAR
- the rpmG gene encoding 50S ribosomal protein L33 yields the protein MPRDKIILACSDCKSRNYFTSKNKRLHPERVEWKKYCPRCNSHKLHKETK
- the nusG gene encoding transcription termination/antitermination protein NusG, producing MTVSLEQTHRWYAIQTTSGHENKVKSLVERKIQADPRPVEERSIRQALVPTQEAVEIKNGKKVNVERKIYPGYVLVEMVMDQETLHTINGIQGVIKFVGQDRAPQPLRPDEVNRLLGLGVEEEKHEERDEIPFMVGQAVAITEGPFTDFNGTVEEVMPDKGKVRVSVSLFGRPTSVELDYLQLKAY